Proteins encoded by one window of Lathyrus oleraceus cultivar Zhongwan6 chromosome 1, CAAS_Psat_ZW6_1.0, whole genome shotgun sequence:
- the LOC127115735 gene encoding basic blue protein, with amino-acid sequence MGEGRGSVGSTSLVTMLLLCMFVFHSKMIYAATYNVGDGQGWSFGVQNWPSGKRFSAGDTLVFKYDPRVHNVVKVSQSGYNSCEAGGGSGPFTSGNDRITLVKGPNYFICGVIGHCDLGQKIAVNAN; translated from the exons ATGGGTGAGGGAAGAGGCAGTGTTGGTAGCACAAGTCTTGTTACAATGTTACTATTATGTATGTTTGTATTTCATTCTAAGATGATTTATGCAGCAACATACAATGTTGGTGATGGGCAAGGTTGGTCCTTTGGTGTTCAAAACTGGCCTTCAGGAAAACGTTTCAGCGCAGGCGACACACTTG TATTTAAGTATGACCCTAGGGTACACAATGTGGTGAAAGTGAGCCAGAGTGGCTACAATTCATGTGAGGCTGGTGGAGGATCAGGTCCTTTTACATCTGGCAATGATAGGATTACACTTGTTAAGGGGCCCAACTACTTCATATGTGGTGTTATTGGTCACTGCGATCTTGGACAGAAAATTGCAGTCAATGCAAATTAA